A part of Aspergillus oryzae RIB40 DNA, chromosome 7 genomic DNA contains:
- the pin1 gene encoding peptidylprolyl isomerase ESS1 (peptidyl-prolyl cis-trans isomerase) has translation MLVAKIVPGTKNNTCDGSPKKAYQEVALVTIGVHGHSLIDHSVPQELPRQLLLAFILLISCNPAYPEKAPLIKLVISYHPLFKIIMVETGLPAGWEVRHSNSKNLPYYFNPMTKESRWEPPSGTDTETLKFYMANYHSGPTSRPDGTGNGEGKIRCSHLLVKHKDSRRPSSWKESEITRSKEEAIEILRGHETRINSGEVSLGDLAMSESDCSSARKKGDLGFFGRGEMQKEFEDAAFALQPGQVSGIVDTASGVHLIERIQ, from the exons ATGCTTGTGGCGAAGATAGTGCCTGGTACTAAGAATAATACCTGCGATGGAAGTCCGAAGAAGGCCTACCAGGAAGTTGCACTAGTCACGATCGGAGTGCACGGACACAGCCTTATTGATCAT TCTGTCCCGCAGGAGCTGCCACGGCAACTATTACTTGCATTTATTCTTCTTATTTCCTGCAATCCTGCCTATCCAGAAAAGGCTCCTTTAATAAAGCTTGTAATTTCATACCACCCTTTATTCAAAATCATCATG GTTGAGACAGGTCTTCCGGCCGGATGGGAGGTCCGCCATTCTAACTCCAAGAACCTCCCTTACTATTTCAATCCCATGACAAAGGAATCCCGTTGGGAGCCTCCATCAGGCACTGATACGGAGACGCTCAAGTTTTACATGGCCAACTACCATAGCGGACCCACCAGTCGGCCTGATGGTACAGGTAATGGTGAAGGGAAAATCCGCTGCAGCCACCTTCTTGTCAAACATAAGGACAGCAGGCGGCCCAGCAGCTGGAAAGAGTCAGAAATTACTCGGTCCAAGGAGGAGGCGATTGAAATCCTTCGTGGTCATGAAACGCGTATCAACTCGGGCGAGGTCAGCTTGGGAGATCTTGCGATGTCAGAATCAGACTGCAGCAGCGCCAGGAAGAAGGGTGatct TGGCTTCTTTGGACGTGGAGAGATGCAGAAGGAGTTCGAGGACGCTGCCTTTGCTCTACAGCCCGGCCAGGTCAGCGGTATCGTGGACACGGCTTCAGGTGTCCATCTCATTGAACG CATTCAATAA
- a CDS encoding DNA-directed RNA polymerase II core subunit RPB9 (predicted protein) produces MSASPSPSAGGDSKTNEQVHFRFCRECSNLLYPKEDRVNNRLMFTCRTCHVGEPASSYCVYQNKLNSQVGDTAGVTQDVGSDPTVCLPGFCAHCGEEITCYSCGQPSEDELSEDDYEGFSVL; encoded by the exons ATGTCTGCCAGCCCATCTCCTTCCGCTGGTGGCGATAGCAAGACAAATGAACAGGTCCACTTTCGATTTTGTCGCGAATG CTCGAACTTGCTTTACCCGAAAGAAGACCGCGTCAACAACCGTTTGATGTTTACGTGTCGAACCTGCCATGTCGGCGAGCCCGCAAGCTCATACTGCGTCTATCAAAACAAGCTTAACAGCCAAGTCGGAGACACAGCTGGTGTGACTCAGGATGTGGGATCTGATCCTACGGTTTGTCTCCCAGGTTTCTGTGCTCATTGCGGGGAGGAGATCACCTGTTACTCTTGCGGCCAGCCCTCTGAAGATGAGTTGTCCGAAGATGATTACGAGGGGTTTTCAGTGCTTTGA
- a CDS encoding mitochondrial 54S ribosomal protein uL14m (60S ribosomal protein L14/L17/L23), with protein sequence MIQLKTMLNCIDNSGAAVVECVNVLKKKRPATVGDRIVVVVQKQRNFGPESSNNSGIANKVRRGDIRHAVVVRAKKEMQRPDGSIVKFDDNACVLVNKSGDPIGTRMNGVVATELRGKQWSKILSLAPMHV encoded by the exons ATGATTCAACTAAAG ACGATGCTGAATTGCATCGACAACTCCGGCGCCGCAGTTGTCGAGTGCGTGAATGtcctgaagaagaagcggccGGCCACAGTCG GTGACCGAATCGTTGTGGTGGTTCAGAAACAGCGGAACTTTGGCCCCGAAAGCTCGAACAACAGTGGTATTGCAAACAAAGTCCGTCGCGGAGATATTCGTCATGCCGTCGTCGTCCgagcgaagaaagaaatgcaGAGACCAGATGGCTCCATTGTCAAGTTCGATGATAATGCCTGCGTGTTGGTGAACAAGTCTGGAGACCCGATCGGCACAAGAATGAACG GAGTCGTGGCTACGGAACTACGAGGAAAGCAATGGTCGAAAATTTTGTCGTTGGCACCGATGCATGTATAA
- a CDS encoding uncharacterized protein (histone tail methylase): MPSSKARDSPSVERRDRLTLAKLASYDDVATDALVDRAYFWTNTRKNRTKYIPVRGVHEDDVARILLHEVIVAKDSAQAEKQLLAMSGMKKYLAKLPNDREKEWFRRHLRKYIQMYLPDSPFEVTTTNRYTITEHEAAICARKFIKQGQEIKYLSGTLVPMTREEEQELDLKRKDFSIVMSSRRKTPSFFLGPARFANHDCNANGRLVTRGSEGMQVVATRDIYIGEEITVSYGDDYFGIDNCECLCLTCERAVRNGWAPHVDSEEGSSKASTPALNDEAISNDSLLSPRKRKHHLDSDSDISPSSTPRKRSKFTRQSSKLRSAVSLADFAPVGSGSDNPPPQAETSIVPETTGAASITNDTIVPASGSAVEVSQASATDCDSSPSLEADESHHSSTSTTPTSIGDVKIKVEDTVEASLTESASATHITLSITGQPHNDRHPPGTDNDMLSELSEITDNPQKPKRSRGSRWKHGVVPSVEEESHRVRVPGDYTKTSKLLAQAYDRWVDCHTCNVWFVQHNSYLTRRECPRCERHSMLYGFRWPKTDKEGSMDDEERVMDHRTVHRFLYPEEEARISRKDRGVSFGVTPTPELSEPRTETEDSEACDDRRNTRASRTRTRSLRMTM; the protein is encoded by the exons ATGCCGTCGTCGAAAGCAAGAGACAGTCCCTCTGTGGAGCGTCGCGACCGTCTTACTCTTGCGAAATTGGCCAGCTATGACGATGTCGCGACGGATGCGCTGGTTGACCGG GCCTATTTCTGGACCAATACCCGCAAAAATCGTACGAAATATATTCCCGTGAGAGGGGTAcatgaggatgatgtcgctCGTATTCTCCTTCACGAGGTCATTGTTGCCAAGGACTCTGCGCAAGCGGAAAAGCAATTGCTAGCAATGTCAGGTATGAAGAAGTACTTGGCTAAGCTTCCGAATGATCGTGAAAAGGAATGGTTTCGTCGGCATCTGCGCAAATATATACAAATGTATCTCCCTGACTCGCCCTTCGAAGTTACTACAACCAATCGCTACACGATTACCGAACATGAGGCGGCGATATGCGCTAGGAAATTCATCAAACAGGGCCAGGAAATCAAGTACCTTAGTGGGACGCTTGTTCCCATGACccgcgaagaagagcaggaatTGGAtctgaagagaaaggattTCAGCATAGTCATGTCTAGTCGAAGAAAAACGCCGTCGTTTTTTCTCGGTCCCGCTCGCTTTGCCAACCATGACTGCAATGCCAATGGCCGATTGGTAACACGGGGATCGGAGGGCATGCAAGTTGTGGCCACTCGAGACATATACATAGGAGAAGAGATCACCGTTTCATACGGTGACGATTACTTCGGTATTGACAATTGCGAGTGTCTTTGCCTAACATGCGAACGGGCAGTCCGCAATGGCTGGGCGCCTCATGTTGACTCCGAGGAAGGGTCAAGCAAGGCATCTACCCCAGCTCTGAACGATGAAGCCATATCCAACGATAGTTTACTTTCACCCAGAAAGCGCAAGCACCATTTGGATAGTGATTCTGATATCTCACCCTCAAGTACGCCTAGGAAGAGGAGTAAGTTTACACGACAGAGCTCTAAACTACGATCAGCAGTATCACTTGCAGATTTTGCTCCCGTTGGTTCGGGATCGGATAATCCACCGCCCCAAGCAGAGACCTCAATTGTGCCAGAAACTACGGGAGCCGCAAGTATAACCAATGATACTATTGTACCTGCAAGCGGTTCTGCTGTGGAGGTCTCTCAAGCGTCTGCTACTGACTGTGACTCATCTCCTTCGCTCGAGGCCGACGAGTCGCATCACTCGTCAACgtcaacaacaccaacatcaatCGGTGATGTCAAGATCAAGGTGGAAGATACGGTGGAGGCGTCCCTTACTGAGTCGGCGTCGGCGACCCATATTACACTTTCAATCACAGGCCAGCCTCACAACGACCGACACCCACCGGGAACTGACAACGACATGTTGTCAGAATTGTCCGAGATAACTGACAATCCTCAGAAGCCGAAAAGGTCAAGGGGTTCTCGCTGGAAGCATGGTGTTGTCCCgtcggtggaggaagagtcaCACCGTGTTCGGGTCCCTGGTGACTACACAAAAACTTCTAAGTTGCTTGCGCAAGCCTATGATCGATGGGTAGACTGCCATACTTGTAATGTTTGGTTTGTGCAGCACAATTCATATCTCACTCGGCGAGAGTGTCCCCGCTGTGAGCGTCATTCAATGCTCTACGGTTTTCGCTGGCCAAAGACGGATAAAGAGGGCTCAATGGATGACGAGGAGCGAGTGATGGATCATCGGACTGTTCATAGGTTCTTGTACCCGGAGGAAGAAGCTCGCATCTCTCGCAAAGATCGTGGGGTCAGTTTTGGCGTCACACCCACTCCCGAATTATCTGAGCCACGAACAGAGACCGAGGATAGTGAAGCGTGCGATGACCGTCGCAACACTAGAGCGAGCAGGACACGGACTCGCTCACTTCGGATGACTATGtaa
- a CDS encoding putative carboxylesterase (acetylcholinesterase/Butyrylcholinesterase) gives MRILDDVYDTDQDFDMCPQRTVNGSEDCLYLGLFSRPWDVRSSTAATKRPVLVVFYGGGFIQGGASFTLPPSSYPVLNASTLNDYVVIYSNYRVNAFGFLPGRAVKESPISDLNPGLLDQQFVLKWVQRYIHHFGGDPHNVTIWGQSAGGGSVVAQVLANGRGRQPKLFSKALASSPFWPKTYAYDAPEAEAIYEHLTNLTGCANATETLACLKAVDVQTIRDANLIISESQKYTTSTFTWGPVIDGEFLFDTLTEAVASDSLQTELVFGMYNTHEGENFVPPGFRSLNMTNGLNSSIPSFHQWLVGFLPRLSSEEIRLVESKYYPPVGRSETLDLYNSTYVRAGLIYRDVVLACPAYWIASAARTAGYAGEYTISPAQHASDTIYWNQVNSIQQTDELIYQGYAGAFASFFQTGDPNAHKLTNSSQPGVPMLQSTGDEFVVTDTGFETAELVLLKERCDFWKSIGERVPV, from the exons ATGAGAATACTGGACGATGTGTATGATACCGACCAGGATTTTGACATGTGTCCGCAACGTACTGTCAACGGTTCCGAGGATTGCTTGTACCTTGGCCTGTTCTCCCGACCTTGGGATGTCCGCTCCTCCACAGCTGCGACGAAGCGGCCCgttttggtggtgttttaCGGCGGTGGCTTCATTCAAGGGGGTGCCTCCTTTACCTTACCGCCGTCGTCCTATCCAGTCCTCAATGCGAGTACCCTGAATGACTATGTAGTCATCTATTCCAACTACCGTGTGAACGCGTTCGGCTTTCTCCCGGGACGAGCGGTCAAGGAATCACCCATATCAGATCTCAACCCAGGGCTCCTTGATCAGCAATTCGTTCTGAAGTGGGTTCAGAGGTACATTCATCACTTCGGTGGTGATCCTCACAACGTCACCATCTGGGGACAATCCGCCGGAGGAGGCTCAGTAGTCGCCCAGGTGCTAGCCAACGGCCGAGGCAGACAGCCaaagctcttctccaaagctCTGGCGAGCTCACCGTTCTGGCCCAAAACCTATGCCTACGATGCCCCCGAAGCAGAGGCGATATATGAACATTTGACCAACCTGACCGGTTGTGCGAATGCCACAGAAACCCTCGCCTGTCTCAAAGCAGTCGATGTCCAGACCATACGTGATGCAAACCTAATCATCAGCGAAAGCCAGAAGTATACAACAAGCACATTCACCTGGGGCCCAGTCATCGACGGCGAGTTCCTCTTCGACACTCTTACCGAAGCTGTGGCAAGCGACTCGCTCCAAACAGAACTCGTCTTCGGGATGTACAACACCCACGAAGGCGAGAACTTCGTGCCGCCTGGCTTTCGTTCGCTGAACATGACTAATGGGTTAAATTCTTCTATTCCTAGCTTCCACCAATGGCTGGTAGGGTTCTTGCCTCGACTGTCTTCTGAGGAAATACGCCTTGTTGAGTCGAAGTATTACCCTCCTGTAGGGAGGTCGGAGACTCTTGATCTTTACAATTCCACGTATGTGCGTGCAGGCCTCATCTACAGGGATGTTGTTCTCGCTTGTCCAGCGTATTGGATAGCATCGGCTGCCAGAACTGCTGGATATGCGGGTGAATATACTATCTCGCCTGCGCAGCATGCAAGTGATACCATCTAT TGGAATCAAGTCAACTCAATCCAACAGACGGATGAATTAATATACCAAGGCTACGCCGGTGCCTTTGCCAGTTTCTTTCAGACGGGGGATCCTAACGCGCATAAGTTGACTAATTCTTCGCAGCCAGGGGTGCCGATGCTCCAGAGTACTGGCGATGAATTCGTTGTAACTGACACTGGATTCGAAACTGCAGAGCTGGTGCTGTTGAAGGAGAGGTGCGACTTTTGGAAGTCAATTGGAGAAAGGGTCCCGGTATAG
- the mrh4 gene encoding ATP-dependent RNA helicase MRH4 (ATP-dependent RNA helicase), producing the protein MSLAVRPPVCLLCRSGAPTLLPSSVSQVARSMATARLRRKVARMALSPDVAKSSINQKRSGKAKFGPWSGMNQTEAHIRGEPRSRSQAALRRSGEKAADTPRKSDSPLYKALKMQTTLAPVPYGRRTAVKSKIADITSFDHFPLLPVVRHSIFSQALPGLVDVTPTPIQRLAIPKLMEDSPDGKRGTKLEDGDPQYDQYLLAAETGSGKTLAYLLPLVDAVKRLEVEDKENERKEEERKAKEKEERLKNRAFDLEPEEPPLSNAGRPRVIILVPTSELVAQVGVKVKALAHTVKYRSGMISSNLTPRRIKSTLFNPDGIDILVSTPHLLASIAKTEPYVLSRVSHLVLDEADSLMDRSFLPTTTEIISKVAPSLRKLILCSATIPRSLDNLLRKRYPDIKRLTTPNLHAIPRRVQLGVVDIQKEPYRGNRNLACADVIWSIGKAGDSEPSEPFASYVGPNIKKILVFVNEREEADEVAQFLRSKGIDAQSLSRDSSARKQEEILAEFTESAPPPSPEEIMLAQKKRRQEDAIPFELPENHNKPENVRRLANTKVLVTTDLASRGIDTLPVKTVILYHVPHTTIDFIHRLGRLGRMNKRGRGIVLVGKKDRKDVVKEVREGMFRGQALI; encoded by the coding sequence ATGTCCCTGGCGGTTCGTCCTCCAGTATGTTTGCTCTGCCGGAGTGGGGCCCCTACTCTCCTCCCTTCGAGCGTATCGCAGGTCGCGCGCTCTATGGCCACAGCTCGACTCCGTCGGAAAGTCGCTCGCATGGCCTTGTCCCCGGATGTCGCCAAATCATCGATCAACCAGAAACGCTCGGGCAAAGCTAAGTTCGGACCATGGTCAGGAATGAACCAGACCGAAGCTCACATTCGAGGTGAGCCAAGGTCACGGTCTCAAGCGGCCTTGAGACGCTCGGGAGAGAAGGCAGCGGATACACCTCGGAAAAGCGACAGCCCCTTGTACAAAGCTCTAAAGATGCAGACCACACTTGCTCCTGTCCCTTATGGCCGTAGGACTGCGGTCAAGTCTAAGATTGCCGACATTACCAGCTTTGATCACTTTCCGCTCCTACCTGTTGTTCGCCActcaatcttctctcaaGCTCTTCCCGGTCTGGTCGATGTCACCCCCACTCCTATTCAACGTCTCGCAATTCCCAAGCTCATGGAAGATTCACCGGATGGAAAGCGAGGAACTAAACTTGAGGATGGAGATCCTCAGTACGATCAGTACCTTCTGGCAGCCGAGACGGGCTCTGGAAAGACATTGGCATACTTGCTCCCTTTGGTTGACGCTGTTAAGCGGCTAGAAGTTGAGGATAAGGAGAacgagaggaaagaggaggagcgaaaggcaaaagagaaagaggagaggcTGAAAAACCGGGCTTTTGATCTTGAGCCTGAGGAGCCGCCACTGTCCAATGCCGGAAGACCGAGAGTGATTATTCTGGTGCCAACGTCAGAGTTGGTTGCACAAGTAGGTGTCAAGGTTAAGGCGCTTGCTCACACAGTTAAATATCGATCTGGGATGATTTCGTCCAACTTGACTCCTCGCCGGATTAAGAGTACCCTGTTTAACCCGGACGGTATTGACATCCTCGTTTCTACTCCTCATTTGCTTGCATCGATCGCCAAAACGGAACCTTACGTGCTGAGCCGGGTCAGCCACTTGGTTCTCGATGAGGCCGACTCGCTTATGGACCGATCTTTCCTGCCAACAACTACCGAAATTATCAGTAAGGTAGCACCGTCGCTCCGCAAGCTTATTCTGTGCTCGGCTACGATTCCCCGAAGTCTCGATAATTTGCTACGCAAGCGCTACCCAGACATCAAAAGACTTACTACACCCAACCTGCATGCAATCCCACGTCGAGTACAACTAGGAGTGGTGGACATCCAGAAAGAGCCCTACCGAGGAAATCGAAACTTGGCCTGCGCTGACGTGATCTGGTCGATTGGGAAAGCTGGCGATTCGGAGCCCTCGGAGCCGTTTGCTTCTTATGTTGGACCgaatatcaagaagatccttgtGTTCGTCAATGAGCGCGAGGAAGCCGATGAAGTGGCCCAATTTTTAAGGTCAAAGGGAATTGACGCCCAGTCGCTTTCTCGGGACTCCAGCGCCCGGAAGCAAGAAGAGATCCTCGCCGAGTTTACCGAGTCGGCACCTCCGCCCAGCCCAGAAGAAATCATGTTAGCCCAGAAAAAGAGGCGTCAAGAGGATGCCATTCCCTTTGAACTGCCCGAGAACCACAACAAACCCGAGAATGTTCGCCGATTGGCTAACACCAAGGTGCTCGTTACCACCGATTTAGCATCCCGAGGCATTGACACCCTCCCCGTTAAGACTGTCATTCTATACCACGTCCCGCACACGACGATCGATTTCATCCACCGTCTGGGACGTCTCGGTCGGATGAACAAGCGTGGTCGCGGTATCGTGCTGGTTGGAAAGAAGGACCGTAAGGATGTTGTGAAGGAAGTCCGTGAAGGTATGTTTAGAGGACAAGCATTGATCTGA
- the bud4 gene encoding putative GTP binding protein (Bud4) (predicted protein), producing MFTALTIVAQMMRNSTDAYDVKSSPRLFWQGRESGSPFPKSQENQVPYDPESPFSSSKRPSIENLKRQSRVRNSNMLRDYNQEYDPTNVYVPQRPLATSRSPQKEAQSTQTSQMSNRQEAGPIGPRPPSPSKEQAPPAKSSLSRASRFGVKDMGFDPETEIWSDAENRHAKSVTFDAAPPQVNEYEMTTPDPSSIASDSREGSYESDEDEFPDISFDRDSLTDREDSFDASLEDLEKTPVVLPEDWRYMSPSSANDDLVKEDEDPFTEDEENHNPDPRPSSRQETSEKHAPVESLDSNGEPRPLPPLPGRTSFPPHPSSPSKLASAFELGSGSQRVLPSPPGPASYSKSDITEFGHSSMSLEDRLRLMKIQEDGQEDAKPEHQDIEPQSKHDDGNQGETETHSNQPKQHDSESTDETPGAAPEVFSPPHISRDSILRDLRRSESFMDDSFDESSQIPSSPHSYMNYDPDVPIPSLENDDMLDDDDYDDTNSVVIKQEEDHDNDLYDIPDYYETIPSKDSSFKSLKDKLTSDEESRYSSQQMEDDLTEKGSARNSDAGQATPVATDQDDKASSEQTPQETQAEPAPGSKMSTIKEALQRPITPEDDGQISEPSTPDSVIRHPVDDDSDTGVLSVESVPDPIATVKAPGTGLKTRPSLTPADLESMAATRRRISGQHPPPMPGLSKQPSNESEHSAPEDTTPSQPAKEVSQRQSSLVKLDIPFSIQEESLGFGLDKEFDRVIENQKVAFELSLSQLYSRAGPNRHMQESLGNNMEPIANEQIPKQRGYLMRHNTKVIIASSRNEDEPATAPGAAPTESRGTKSAIPTPRKASQQTWTTVPWNGQTRRASIRQASGIRKKPVPGPVPPLPGQQSNVQENPATIEENEPALNGALDEGEERGRLFVKVVGMKYLDLPLPRGERSYFSLTLDNGLHCVTTAWLELGKTAPVGQEFELIVQNDLEFQLTLQMKVDDEKFRVQEPPPTASPTRQKTSTFSRVFASPRKRKELDMKHQLASQQQKKTDVNAGVWERLRTLIARDGSFARAYVALSDHEKHAFGRPYTVDVACFNEWAVEDQPSSVKSKKSTSSATSQRRPPYKIGKLELQLLFVPKPKGAKDEDMPKSMNACIREMREAESVSSRSWEGFLSQQGGDCPFWRRRFFKLQGSKLTAYHETTRQPRATINLSKAVKLIDDRSSLMQKETTTKGGGRRKSAFAEEEEGYMFVEEGFRIRFGNGEVIDFYADSAADKEGWMKVLADAVGKGSSGSSQVKQWTELVLKRERSVKSGRETTDRRLDGPLPPPPVKKDKDIAPPPTSTAPAPAAAPPRAKHRYTQSQPEVRSADSRRQKARSLIF from the exons ATGTTTACTGCGCTGACGATAGTCgcgcagatgatgaggaacaGTACCGACGCTTACGATGTCAAATCGTCCCCGCGTCTCTTTTGGCAAGGACGAGAATCTGGATCTCCATTCCCCaaaagccaagaaaaccagGTTCCTTATGACCCCGAGTCTCCATTTTCCAGCTCAAAACGACCATCTATCGAAAACTTAAAGCGGCAATCGCGCGTCAGGAACAGCAACATGCTCCGCGACTATAACCAGGAGTACGACCCAACAAATGTCTATGTACCGCAAAGGCCCTTAGCTACAAGCCGGTCGCCGCAGAAGGAAGCGCAAAGCACGCAAACATCGCAAATGTCGAACAGGCAAGAGGCTGGCCCAATAGGCCCAAGACCGCCATCACCAAGCAAGGAACAGGCACCTCCAGCCAAGTCGTCCTTATCCCGCGCAAGCCGTTTTGGCGTTAAGGACATGGGCTTTGACCCAGAGACCGAAATCTGGTCTGATGCGGAGAACCGACATGCTAAAAGCGTCACCTTCGATGCCGCTCCCCCTCAGGTCAACGAGTATGAAATGACAACACCTGACCCGTCTTCAATCGCCTCTGATTCTCGCGAAGGCAGTTATGAGTCTGATGAGGACGAGTTTCCGGACATCAGTTTCGACCGTGACTCACTAACAGACCGCGAGGATAGCTTTGATGCGTCGCTCGAGGACCTCGAGAAGACCCCGGTCGTACTGCCAGAGGATTGGCGTTACATGAGTCCATCCAGCGCAAACGACGATTTGGTTAAAGAGGACGAAGACCCCTTCactgaggacgaggagaaTCACAATCCAGATCCCCGGCCTTCGTCTCGACAAGAGACATCTGAGAAACACGCTCCCGTTGAATCGCTGGACTCCAATGGCGAGCCTCgcccccttcctcctctcccaggGCGTACATCTTTCCCGCCACATCCTTCATCCCCCAGTAAGCTGGCTTCAGCATTTGAACTCGGAAGTGGTAGCCAGCGGGTTCTGCCATCCCCTCCAGGACCAGCTTCCTACAGCAAGTCAGATATTACCGAATTTGGTCATTCCTCGATGTCGCTGGAGGACAGGCTGCGCTTGATGAAGATACAAGAGGACGGACAGGAGGATGCTAAACCAGAACATCAAGATATTGAGCCGCAGTCgaagcatgatgatggaaaTCAAGGCGAGACCGAGACTCACTCCAATCAACCGAAGCAACATGACTCTGAGTCTACAGATGAAACTCCTGGAGCTGCCCCAGAGGTCTTTTCACCACCACATATTTCCAGGGATTCCATCCTGCGTGACCTCCGAAGGAGCGAAAGCTTCATGGATGACTCATTCGACGAGTCTTCCCAGATCCCTTCCAGCCCTCATTCTTATATGAATTACGACCCAGATGTTCCGATCCCGTCACTTGAAAATGATGATATGCTTGACGATGACGATTACGATGACACCAATAGCGTGGTGAtcaaacaagaagaagaccatgacAACGATCTTTACGACATCCCCGATTATTATGAAACAATCCCGTCGAAGGATTCCTCTttcaagagcttgaaggataAGCTGACCAGCGATGAGGAGAGCCGCTATTCGAGCCAGCagatggaagatgacttAACAGAGAAAGGTAGCGCTCGGAATTCTGACGCAGGACAGGCGACGCCCGTGGCTACAGACCAGGATGACAAGGCTTCCAGCGAACAGACACCCCAGGAGACCCAAGCGGAGCCCGCACCTGGTTCCAAAATGTCAACCATCAAAGAGGCCTTGCAACGCCCAATAACCCCCGAGGATGACGGTCAAATATCGGAGCCCTCGACACCAGATTCCGTGATTCGTCATCCAGTCGACGATGATAGCGACACAGGAGTTCTATCGGTAGAAAGTGTTCCTGATCCAATTGCGACAGTCAAAGCCCCCGGAACTGGTCTTAAAACACGGCCGTCATTGACCCCAGCTGATCTAGAATCCATGGCTGCCACTCGCCGTAGAATAAGCGGACAACATCCCCCACCCATGCCCGGGCTCAGCAAGCAGCCATCAAACGAATCTGAGCATTCCGCCCCCGAGGATACCACACCGTCCCAGCCTGCGAAGGAAGTTTCCCAACGACAAAGCAGTCTCGTGAAGCTGGACATCCCGTTCAGCATCCAGGAAGAAAGCCTCGGCTTTGGTTTGGACAAAGAGTTCGACCGCGTCATTGAAAACCAAAAGGTTGCGTTTGAGTTATCCCTTTCCCAACTGTATTCTCGTGCTGGGCCCAATAGACACATGCAGGAGTCCCTTGGCAATAATATGGAGCCAATTGCTAACGAACAAATCCCTAAACAGAGAGGCTACCTCATGAGACATAACACAAAAGTTATCATTGCAAGCAGCCGCAATGAAGACGAGCCTGCCACTGCTCCTGGAGCTGCCCCGACAGAATCTAGGGGAACAAAGTCGGCTATACCCACACCCCGAAAAGCCAGCCAGCAAACCTGGACCACTGTGCCTTGGAACGGACAAACCCGCCGTGCAAGCATTAGGCAAGCTAGCGGAATCCGCAAGAAGCCTGTCCCTGGACCTGTGCCCCCTCTTCCAGGTCAACAGAGCAATGTTCAAGAAAACCCTGCGACaatcgaagaaaacgagCCCGCTTTGAATGGCGCcttggatgaaggagaagagcggGGTCGTCTATTCGTCAAAGTCGTTGGGATGAAGTACCTAGACTTGCCGCTGCCCCGAG GCGAGAGATCGTACTTCTCCCTGACACTTGACAATGGCCTTCACTGTGTTACTACGGCTTGGTTGGAACTCGGAAAGACAGCCCCAGTCGGGCAGGAATTCGAACTCATTGTGCAAAACGACCTAGAGTTTCAGTTGACTCTACAGATGAAGGTCGATGATGAAAAATTCAGAGTCCAAGAGCCTCCTCCGACAGCATCGCCCACGAGACAGAAGACATCTACTTTCAGTAGGGTGTTTGCTTCCCCTCGCAAGCGCAAGGAATTGGATATGAAGCACCAACTGGCTTCCcaacagcagaagaaaaCTGATGTTAACGCAGGTGTCTGGGAACGCCTCAGGACTCTTATTGCTAGGGACGGTAGTTTCGCTCGTGCGTATGTAGCACTGAGCGACCATGAGAAACATGCTTTTGGCCGCCCTTACACAGTCGATGTGGCCTGCTTCAATGAATGGGCCGTTGAAGACCAGCCAAGCAGTGTtaagagcaagaagagcacTTCCAGCGCTACTTCCCAACGGCGGCCTCCTTACAAGATTGGCAAGCTAGAGCTGCAGCTGTTGTTTGtcccaaaaccaaaaggTGCgaaggatgaggatatgcCGAAGAGCATGAACGCTTGCATTCGGGAAATGCGTGAAGCGGAGAGTGTTTCATCCCGTAGCTGGGAAGGATTCTTGTCTCAACAGGGAGGCGACTGCCCT TTCTGGCGTCGCcgcttcttcaagcttcAAGGCTCCAAATTGACCGCGTACCATGAGACGACCCGACAACCTCGTGCGACAATCAACCTCTCAAAGGCTGTCAAGCTTATCGATGACAGATCATCCCTGATGCAGAAGGAGACCACGACCAAGGGTGGTGGACGTCGCAAGTCTGCCTttgccgaagaggaggagggctACATGTTTGTGGAAGAAGGATTCCGTATCCGCTTTGGCAACGGCGAAGTGATCGACTTCTATGCGGATAGTGCTGCCGACAAGGAAGGCTGGATGAAGGTTTTGGCCGACGCTGTGGGCAAAGGCTCTTCGGGAAGCAGTCAAGTTAAGCAGTGGACCGAGCTCGTGCTCAAGCGTGAGCGTAGTGTTAAGTCGGGACGGGAAACGACTGATCGGCGCCTCGAtgggcctcttcctcccccacccgtcaaaaaagataaagatattGCGCCTCCACCGACATCCACGGCACCGGCGCCGGCAGCCGCACCGCCACGGGCTAAACATCGCTACACCCAGTCTCAACCCGAGGTTCGCAGTGCGGACTCTCGACGCCAGAAAGCCCGCTCCTTGATATTCTAA